A stretch of the Papaver somniferum cultivar HN1 chromosome 6, ASM357369v1, whole genome shotgun sequence genome encodes the following:
- the LOC113286440 gene encoding nicotianamine synthase-like, with translation MGSLGSLNSCNEEELLIQNVSEIYNNLSTLESLKPSKDVNTLFTQLVQTCIPPSPIDVTKLSVTDQGIRSELIRLCGEAEGLLEAHYSSLLGAYDNPLDHITTFPYYTNYVKLGRLEYTILSNYITNSNPNHIAFIGSGPMPLTSIVLASNHLKTTTFHNYDIDVSANALASKLVSADPDLSKRMLFHDTDIMDVTNGLYDYEVVFLAALVGLNKADKRKVIDHLAKHMAPGSLLMLRSAHGARGFLYPIVEPSDLPGFEVLAVFHPMDEVINSVLVARKIKNKELQY, from the coding sequence ATGGGTTCATTAGGTTCATTGAATTCATGCAACGAAGAAGAATTGTTGATTCAAAATGTTTCTGAAATCTACAACAACTTATCAACCTTAGAGAGCCTCAAACCTTCAAAAGATGTCAACACTCTTTTCACACAACTAGTCCAAACTTGCATTCCACCATCTCCAATTGATGTCACCAAGCTATCAGTCACAGACCAAGGAATCCGTTCCGAACTCATTCGTCTCTGTGGGGAAGCTGAAGGCCTCTTGGAAGCTCATTATTCGAGCCTTTTAGGTGCTTACGATAACCCACTTGATCATATAACCACCTTTCCATATTACACAAATTATGTCAAGCTTGGCCGCCTTGAGTATACTATACTGAGCAATTATATCACAAACTCAAACCCGAATCACATCGCTTTCATTGGTTCCGGTCCAATGCCTCTTACTTCCATTGTGTTGGCTTCAAACCACCTGAAGACCACTACCTTTCATAATTACGATATCGATGTATCTGCCAATGCTTTGGCTTCTAAGTTGGTTTCTGCGGATCCTGACTTGTCGAAGCGCATGTTATTTCATGATACTGACATTATGGATGTCACTAACGGTTTATACGACTATGAGGTTGTTTTCTTGGCTGCTTTAGTTGGTTTGAACAAAGCCGACAAACGTAAAGTTATTGATCATTTGGCTAAGCACATGGCACCAGGATCCTTACTGATGTTGAGGAGTGCTCATGGTGCTCGTGGGTTTCTCTATCCGATTGTTGAGCCTAGTGATTTACCTGGTTTTGAGGTTCTCGCTGTTTTTCATCCGATGGACGAGGTAATAAATTCAGTTCTTGTTGCCCGTAAGATTAAGAACAAAGAATTGCAGTACTAG
- the LOC113291813 gene encoding uncharacterized protein LOC113291813, giving the protein MLQKFDMLHCKPANTPVLHGPRVSISTGTLLTDVTGYRSMRIFRCLKGTIGTGITLVPGDTSFITAYVDSDWAGCPDTRRSTSGFCTFLGSYIISWSSKKQPTISRSSAEAEYKSMDVAVA; this is encoded by the exons ATGCTACAAAAATTTGATATGCTTCATTGTAAACCAGCAAATACACCAGTTCTTCATGGTCCAAGAGTATCCATTTCTACTGGTACATTGTTAACTGATGTGACTGGTTACAGAAGCATG AGGATATTCAGGTGCTTAAAGGGAACTATAGGCACTGGCATTACATTAGTTCCAGGTGATACTTCTTTCATTACTGCTTATGTTGATTCTGATTGGGCAGGGTGTCCAGATACTAGGAGATCAACTTCAGGGTTCTGCACTTTTCTGGGTTCATACATAATTTCATGGTCTTCAAAGAAACAACCTACAATCTCCAGGTCATCAGCTGAGGCAGAATACAAATCCATGGATGTTGCTGTTGCATAA
- the LOC113286441 gene encoding nicotianamine synthase-like, producing the protein MGSLGSLNSCNEEELLIQNVSEIYNNLSTLESLKPSKDVNSLFTQLVQTCIPPSPIDVTKLSVTDQGIRSELIRLCGEAEGLLEAHYSSLLGAYDNPLDHITTFPYYTNYVKLGRLEYTILSNYITNPNPNHIAFIGSGPMPLTSIVLASNHLKTTTFHNYDIDISANALASNLVSADPDLSKRMLFHDTDIMDVTSGLYDYEVVFLAALVGLNKADKRKVIDHLAKHMAPGSLLMLRSAHGARGFLYPIVEPSDLPGFEVLAVFHPMDEVINSVLVARKIRNEVKQY; encoded by the coding sequence ATGGGTTCATTAGGTTCATTGAATTCATGCAACGAAGAAGAGTTGTTAATTCAAAATGTTTCTGAAATCTACAACAACTTATCAACCTTAGAGAGCCTCAAACCTTCGAAAGATGTCAACAGCCTTTTCACACAACTTGTCCAAACTTGCATTCCACCATCTCCAATTGATGTCACCAAGCTATCAGTCACAGACCAAGGAATCCGTTCCGAACTCATTCGTCTCTGTGGGGAAGCTGAAGGCCTCTTGGAAGCTCATTATTCGAGCCTATTAGGTGCTTACGATAACCCACTTGATCATATAACCACCTTTCCATATTACACAAATTATGTCAAGCTTGGCCGACTTGAGTATACTATACTGAGCAATTATATCACAAACCCAAACCCGAATCACATCGCCTTCATTGGTTCTGGTCCAATGCCTCTTACCTCCATCGTATTGGCTTCAAACCACCTGAAGACCACTACCTTTCACAATTACGATATTGACATATCTGCTAATGCTTTGGCTTCTAACTTGGTCTCTGCAGATCCTGACTTGTCGAAGCGGATGTTATTTCATGATACTGATATTATGGATGTCACTAGTGGTTTATACGACTATGAGGTTGTCTTCTTGGCTGCTTTAGTTGGTTTGAACAAAGCGGACAAACGCAAAGTTATTGATCATTTGGCTAAGCACATGGCGCCAGGGTCCTTACTGATGTTGAGGAGTGCTCATGGTGCTCGTGGGTTTCTCTATCCCATTGTTGAGCCTAGTGATTTACCTGGTTTTGAGGTTCTTGCAGTTTTTCATCCAATGGACGAGGTAATCAATTCAGTGCTTGTTGCCCGTAAGATTAGGAACGAAGTGAAGCAGTACTAG